The DNA region GCAAAACAGATGCCACGATTCTGCAGCCAATCAGGTTGCGTGGTGATAGGAtacactaaaatatattaaaatctctgaatggaaaaatatttctgttgtaGAAGCTGCAGTAAATTGTTATTgaggttttatttttaccttttcattGTAAAGAGGTTTTTCAGACAGAAGAGCAAAAGCTATGGTTGTCCCCTGAGAGTGGCCAATATATACCAGATTGTCTTCTTTAGTTACATTGAGAATATAGTCAATCATAGCTGGCAAATCATATTCGGCCATCTGATCAaagctaaaagaaaataatcagtGTTTAAATATAGTATGTAATTCAATacgacagttttttttttttttttttttNtttttttttttttttttttttttttttttttttttgtattagtaTAAAATTAGGCTCGATGGTGACAAATTTTTCAGCGAAGGGCGTTCCCGTTTTCGTATATATGATGACGTTTTAAATATCAATCTTGATTCTTGACCTACTCTACAACcgcttactacagcttattaTTTAGctaggcgatattttcaaacaaatcatattttttcctataaaagaaataaattacataatttctgagctcaaatctgctatatttcataagatatcaatgatattaagtaattctgatGAGTTTGAAGTAAAAATCTGCTTAGTTATTTAGATATGTATTATGGCgcctttttacttgtttattactgtttattcGTAGTGCTGCCAGCCGTGCTCCGTCATATGTTAGCGTTAGCATATTGTTCGAGGAGCGAGATTAAATTCATTCTACAACTTATCATTcaggtttaaattttgaagtttttatattgttaacaaGGTAAGAAGTGCTTTAtaacgatttcttttttaaatgacaattctTACGTCTTGAAATGACACGTCTTCATATGACGATTCTTATAACgattcttcttttaaacacaaataataaatcagttaaaaaacaCAAGTACACAAAAAAAACACTCAAGAGAATCACAAAACACAATGTTCACGTTGTGTGCCAAATGGCTTCAAAACACACCaaaaacagtaacccggaagtataggcAGTCAAGAGCTTTCAGCGCTCTCCTTTGTAGAAAACGCAATCCAATATACGGGTCTGCTTTCGACCGGACATaactgaaaattctaaaaacacgTTTATTCCTTTATATATACAGGAATACAATAATGAAAACActtctatagtttgtctaccaTTAGAACTCCACCCGCCACAAAGTCTCCAGCCGTCTGCTTCTGAAACAAGAATAGCgaatttcagggagggtagcttgaCTTCATTATAGGGCTAAAACAATTGACCGAAGAAAAAGGTTCTCTTTCTCTCTCCGATCCGAGctaaaacctgtcctaaaccccacacccctactagAAATAGTTacacctcgttaccatagtcatcgccacgggtccagacgaatggctaggggagttcttactttagacaaactatatattaGGTCTATGTAAGCAATCTATCTTTTAGCAACAGATGCTTTGGAAGATTTTGCATGTGAAAATTGTTGTCACACATCGAAAGATCAAGCTTGAAGATTTTAGAAATGGTGTCCTTTTCTCCTATGCAAAATTCAGATCGACCAAAATGAGAAAGGAAATGAATAACTTGTTCCTAATTTTAACATCACCAACTTTTACATCATTCTATAGGATAGtaaggtttattttataaaacttttcaagtCTTACTTGAAAAGGAAATGAGGTATTATCTATTTAAGCTCAATTTGGTCGATCTGTACTTTGCATGGGTAAAAAGAGcaccatttctaaaaaattcaaacaagatctttcaaattgtgccaatatatatatatatatgtaataacaggGCATTAATTCtcttattaatacaaaagtattttgtaatacaaaaattaaatatatgatattttcagatttattattttcagtatgatattttcagatattttcagtaatatatACTGCAatgatattttcagaaaattaaatttatttaccctCAAAAGTTTCCAATGTTTACCTGAAATCCCAAAAATCTTTTGAGTTTGTTTCGAAGTTGAGATGTTGTCTCGAATAGGCACCACCCCTTGTATTTCCGAGCCATACATCGTAACCATAATCTGCCAGTAAGAAacctgaaatataaaaaatatctctatattgataaaaatatacaaatgacaTACCAgtgtattttatataatatctttttaacGATAATAAAAAGCTGCAAAATAACTTGAGCCATCATTGGGCCAATATTTACAAATCTTGGCTAAATAAGAATATTGTCtatatttatgcaatattgtaaagcactcttttttgcagatataatcgtgtgagatgatgacgagattatatcttttcattatttagttttccaacttttcaatttttttttaatgaaattcttaaatattttttttaaatttttcatttttgtaatgttttatctcc from Parasteatoda tepidariorum isolate YZ-2023 unplaced genomic scaffold, CAS_Ptep_4.0 HiC_scaffold_8372, whole genome shotgun sequence includes:
- the LOC107446196 gene encoding gastric triacylglycerol lipase-like, translated to IPYGKLNKKTGNRKPVLLQHGILESSADWVINYPHQSLGFLLADYGYDVWLGNTRGGAYSRQHLNFETNSKDFWDFSFDQMAEYDLPAMIDYILNVTKEDNLVYIGHSQGTTIAFALLSEKPLYNEKIKLFVALAPEVEVSHVKSIVSYLVPYFEY